AAAGAGGCTCTTTCATCCATAGAAAGCTGTTCCAATTCCATCAGTTTTAAACACTTGTTCATTTGGCATGGAACATGAAGACATTAGGCTTGTATCACATTCTGCTGTTAAATGTGTTTCTATGGAGATGATAAAAACTGCATAACTTTCTTATCATATGTCATATATCTAGTGGTGGTGTACACAAACCATACGAGTATGGGAGGCCGTCTAGGGCAAATATATGGGAGGCCGTCTAGggcaaatacactgaaacacttgcacacactacattgaaacacttgcgcacactacattgaaacacttgcacacactatattgaaacatttgcacacactacattgaaacacttgcgcacactatattgaaacatttgcacacactacattgaaacacttgcgcacactatattgaaacatttgcacacactacattgaaacacttgcgcacactacattgaaacacttgcgcacactacattgaaacacttgcgcacactacactgaaacacttgcgcacactacactgaaacacttgcgcacactacactgaaacacttgcgcacactacattgaaacatttgcacacactacattgaaacacttgcgcacactacattgaaacacttgcgcacactacattgaaacacttgcgcacactacactgaaacacttgcgcacactacactgaaacacttgcgcacactacactgaaacacttgcgcacactacactgaaacacttgcgcacactacattgaaacacttgcgcacactacattgaaacacttgcgcacactacactgaaacacttgcgcacactacattgaaacacttgcgcataCTACACTGAGACACTTGCACACTTTTCGATCAATTCCAAAAATGGAAGTGATTCTTTGCCAATTAAATCCCAGATTTAGGCAGTGGATAATCTGGTCTGCTGTTAAATCATCCCGTGGGCGACCGGACGTGCCACTGGAAGTTGTTGGAGGAATTATGAGAATATTGTTGCCTTGATGTCTTTGGCCCGGATATTGTTGTAAAATGAGAATTAGACACTGATATAAAGACTCCAAAAGAGTCGTGCATTCTCTCATCACAGGCCCTTCTCTGCGCCCAACTACACGTATGATGGACTGAATGGTTCTTGTGTGGTGCTCCAGTTCAGTGTAGTGTCTGTGTAGCGGGTCATCTTGTATGGATTCCACACAACGCAGGACATCACGCAAAAAATTACGGATATCCTCACTGTTACCAGAAATACGCAATGGCTGATCAAATATGAAAagactaataaaaaataataagaacaaatgtttgtttatctctgaaaagacacagagcacaggaattAGTCATAAAAGATTGTACCCTGTGCTACACAGCTGAGtgcatcttctctctctctctctctctctcacacacacacacacacacacgtcatgtttaatatatatatacgagTGTATGTGAAGTGTAGTgcaaatgtttcagtgtgtactgtgcacgtgtttcagtgtagtgtgcgcaagtgtttcagtgtagtgtgcgcaagtgtttcagtgtagtgtgcgcaagtgtttcagtgtagtgcgcaagtgtttcaatgtagtgagcaaatgtttcaatgtagtgcgcaagtgtttcaatgtagtgcgcaagtgtttcggtgtgttgtgcaagtgtttcagtgtagtgcgcaagtgtttcagtgtatttgccctagacggcctcccatactctctcacacacacactctctctctctctctctctttctctctcgctttctctctcacactctctctctctctctctttcacacacacactctctctctctctctgtctctctctctctctctctctcgctcgctctctctctctcactctctctctcgcgctctctctctctctctctctctctctctctctctctctctcgtgcaaTACTAAATATGTTTGTGAAGAGATAATTGGTGCACAAACAATGGCTGCTGATAGCTGAATCACTGGTTGCAGTAGTTCTGATGAGTCCAGCTCATTTCTAGGTCAGTGCACAAAATGCGAGCATGACACTGAATGGGCCACTACTTAATGGACAGGGTCAACCAAACCATGCCTTTATTCTTTATTGTGTACATACCCTGTCTCTCCCCCTGTCccttcacacgctcacacccacccacacacgcacacacacacacacacactatttcacacactctcaatgtcacaCTCTCAAATATTTGTCAAACTGACAGGAACTGTGTTGAAAACTCTATCCTGCCAGCGCACAGGGTAAGCACTGCATTCTTTCTCCTGTCACAAACTTAAATGCAATTCATAAATGTATGAATTCTCTGTGATAAAATGTATTCTTAGTACTCTGGGTCTGTAAGTGTAgtcacaaatgtattaatgaaaTTATTAATGTCACAGTGGTTTCTTTATGGTAGAGTtggaataataatattaaatacagCAAAGTACCCTATTTGACTATTATAACTCTAGGTTATAATAGTTACATTATTCAGAGTATTGAACTACATACTGTACTGAAAAATATCTTTGTAGATCCTGAATAGTTCTGAGTTGTAACTGCAGAATTAATAGTAGATTTTGATTAGTTCACACTGGATCCCACATAATTACTAACTATTTCTAAGCAATTCATTGGAGATACCGATTATGTAATAATGCATGCTTAATAATCCATGATGTTTACTGAAATAGTCTTATTAGTTACCAAGAAATTCACAGTAGTTACCAAGAAATTTAAAGTGGGTACTGAACAGTTCATAATGGTTTTGTAATAATTGATAGTTATCGGATTTACtgataaatttatttattactccTGTCCAagcatatttacattattttgacCCAACAAAGGCTCAATGGGGTTCATTTCAATGTCATCAGTCTGAAAGTGAGAAAGAAGACTATAGGCCTGTGTATAATGTAATGACTCAACCATATCAGAGTGGGTCTTACTGACCGGTCAGTTCCCTTTCACTGCTAGAGCTTTTTTTAGAGAATGCTGACCGTGTGTTGTGGCAGCTCTCTCTTTGCTTTGTCATGTCCTCTATGACTGTTTCAGACACATGACCTGCTCTCGCTCTTGCTATGAACACAGGAAAAATGAGGCAGTGTTGTGATGACACTTTGTTGATGAACTTTAGCAATGTGACAGATATAAGGAAGAGCATGAAGGTTgaatctttatatatttatatttgattatttGGATTTGATTTAGATTGATGTGTTACTTCTCCTTTGTTCGGCTCACAAAGCTACTGTTTTATTAGAATACTTAAAAAATGGATACTATATTTGTAGTACTcaaagttcattcattgtctgtaacccttatccagttcagggtcatggtgggtccagggcctacctggaatcattgggcacaaggcgggaatacaccctggagggggcgccagtccttcacagggcaacacagacacacacacattcactcacacactcacacctacggagttgccaatccacctagcaacatgtgtttttggactgtgggaggacaccggcgcacccggaggaaacccacgcacacacagggagaacacaccacactcctcacagacagtcacccagaggaaacccatgcagacacagagagaacacaccacactcctcacagacagtcacccggaggaaacccatgcagacacagagagaacacaccacactcctcacagacagtcacccggaggaaacccacgcagacacagagagaacacaccacactcctcacagacagtcacccggaggaaacccacgcagacacagggagaacacaccacactcctcacagacagtcacccggaggaaacccacacagacacagggagaacacaccacactcctcacagacagtcatccggaggaaacccacgcagacacagggagaacacaccacactcctcacagacagtcacccggaggaaacccacgcagacacagggagaacacaccacactcctcacagacagtcacccggaggaaacccgcgcagacacagggaggacacaccacactcctcacagacagtcacccggaggaaacccacgcagacacagggagaacacaccacactcctcacagacagtcacccggaggaaacccacgcagacacagggagaacacaccacactcctcacagacagtcacccggaggaaacccgcgcagacacagagagaacacaccacactcctcacagacagtcacctcgaGTGGGaatcggacccacaacctccaggcccctggagctgtgtgacactacctgctgtgccacgtGCCGCCCCAGTACTCAAAGTTAAAGTAATTTAAAGTTACAGGTAACAACAGAATTGGGAATTGATTTAGTGGAAACATATGGTTTTATTGCTTTACACACAATTAATTTTGTTCTCAAATAAATAGCAGTAACATCAAGCTTGTACCAAAGTACATACAGATATGTTTACAAGCACTTTTGGACCCAGCACAGTGCTGCTGCAGGTGATGTCactgtcacagagctccagggttcATGGGTTTTTAGGCCTTGGTTTCATGCCATGATCTGGACTCGCCATGTTCCTGATccagatgaagcagttacaagtgatgaatgaatgactgtaggggaatgaatgaatgactcatTACCTTAAGGCTAACTTTGAGCAGAGCACATATAATACACTAACAACCTTCCCTATTCAGATCTGGCTTTGTACTCGTTAGGTTAAATTTCCCTAATTTACACTCGTTAAAACCACACCGATCAAGAACCAGATGCCACCTCTGAATCTTTTCACATACAGCTTTAGTGCTTTTTCAGTGTTGTTGACAGATGACCCTTGCCGGACAATGGCTTCTCAGTCCTACTTTCCCGCTCGATCCGTGCTCTTCCGGAAGGAAGCCAATGGAGTGACGTACCGTGTTCCGGCTCTGATCTTTCTGCCGCCTTCCTCTTGTTTTCTGGCCTTTTGTGAGGAGAGACTGAGCCCCTCTGACTCACAGGCCCACCTCCTCGTCCTGCGCAAAGGAAGATTCTACAAGAACTTTGTGGAGGTctgacactctcacactcactgcaCTATGGAATGAGTATTTTAACAGTTTATAGAAAACAGTTTGGGGACAGCTTTTCTATGTCCCAATATTCACTTAACTTCAGACTAGAGGGGATTTGAGCATTTAATTGCAGCCATAGGGCCTTTAGTGATGTCAGGTACTGAATTTGACGGATTAGTCTTCAAACGTAAATGcaattccaactcatcccagagttATTAAATGTAGATGCATCACTTTAGAAAACtcaattccactgctccacagacttTATGATGCTCTAGTCGCCACATTGGCATTGTGACCATAGCTTTACTTTGAAGGCTtttaaaatctgtgtgtgtgtgtgagtgtgtatgtgggcCTTAACATTTAGATTGACTATCTTCTCTAGTGGGAGGACATGCGAGTCTTAAGCACCGCCTGCCTGAAAGGCCATCGCTCGATGAACCCATGCCCCGTCTATGATGCCTTCACAGGGAgactcttcctcttcttcatcgCTGTCCTTGGACACACCACAGAGGCGTATCAGCTGGTGACGGGCAAGAACTTTGCACGGCTCTGCTATGTGTCCAGCGACGACTATGGAGAAACCTGGAGTCCAGCCATTGACCTTACGAAGAAAGTCATAGGAGACACCATCAAAGGTAGGACTTCTGGAGCTGTACAGACACCAAAGCTTAAAGCAAGTTGACCCAGATCTAGAGCTCTAGAGCTTCCTAAAATCACCAGGTCCAATGCCAAGTGATGACTAGAGGATAGAGGGTTAAAAAGCCATCACGCACTGGGCTGTAGAGGAGAGGAACTGTGTTACCTGGGATGATGGAGCATCATCCAATTActctgggatgagctgaagtggtgtttgtggtccaGGACCAAATCCGCCAACATTTAACCATTAAATTATTACATAAATGTGTCAGTATATAGTCTGAAGTCATACAGCAGGACAAAATAGCACttacattttacataaattacatgtggcttaaaggaacactgtatgGAATTGACTGTAAAAGTcaattacactcagcaactgtagggggagcccaggacaCAAAATCCCAGATCTTATCTGGTCTTTCCTTAAAATGTAACATCAGTGACTAATCAAATTTCTCAACTCACTCTTGCACTGTAGAGTGGGCCACCTTTGCTCTCGGCCCAGGTCACGGGATCCAGCTGAAGTCGGGCCGTCTGCTGATCCCAGCTTACACCTACCACATCGACTGCAAGGAGTGCTTCGGCAAGGTGTGCAAGACCACGCCGCACTCTTTCTGTTTCCATAGTGACACACATGGGAGGGTGTGGTGCTTCGGGGAGGTGGTACCAGGGCCTGAGAGTGTGGAGTGTCAGATGGTGTCTGTGGATGAGGAGGATGGTACTAATGTGCTCTACTGTAATGCCCGCAGTACACTAGGCTGCCGTGTGCAGGCCTTGAGCTTCGACGACGGGGCCGTCTTCCAGGGTGGTCAGCTTGTCCACAAGCTCATGGAGCCCAGGAACGGCTGCCATGGCAGTGTGGTCGGCTTTCCGGCCCCCCTCAACCTTCTCCAGAACTCCCACCTTGGATCACCTTCAGTTCACACATCCATGAAAAACCACTCACCAAACTTTATGACACCAACATGGGTGGTGTATGGACATCCCACCGGCCCTGGTCGTCATGACCTGGGTGTATACCTCAACATCCGTCCCCGGGACCCGGACAGCTGGAGCGGCCCATGGGTTATTTTTGAGGGCCCCAGTGCCTATTCAGATCTGGCATACCTGGAGGTCCAGTCGGTGCCTGGGGCCCCACCGGTCACTGCATTCGCCTGCTTATTTGAGAACGGCACAAGGACGGCCTACGATGAAATTTCCTTCTGCATCTTCACCCTGTTCCAGCTGATTGACAACATTCCTCAAAACAAGCCGCGTCTCACTGTTGCGGACTCATCGAtcaagaagaggaagaggaggaagaagaggagaatGTGTGAGCTCTGCAAAGTTTGCTGATGGGAAGCAAAAGAATTCATGCAACTGCTCAATTCAGAGCTGATAAAGAAGTCCTGTGCTAAAGACAGAGACCAACTTTATGTGTTTCATTTCACGGCAATGTTCataattttaatacaaaaaaagaaatcacagtCTGTTTGGACACCTGAAACAGGTCtggtgtgtttatgaagccccagtgtcagtaaacggctaaaaaaatacaaaaacaaagggTCTAGTCCATTAAGCTAGGAATTCTCTCTGTGCTCACATTGTTTAGACGTTGcagagacctccaaatgttgaaaagcatgaaccaagatgaggacaTTGCTCTGCTCCTGCTCCATCTGTGggttataattatttatttttgctgtttcagattacttaaacTGGAACTGATTCTAAGGCTCTAAGACCTCTAACTTAGAGCACGAAAGCAAACACAGATGAGTTTTATAAAACTAAACTGCTCCGGTTACAAATGGGgttcctgtggtaattcaaacagtgaataaaaacttac
This window of the Hoplias malabaricus isolate fHopMal1 chromosome Y, fHopMal1.hap1, whole genome shotgun sequence genome carries:
- the LOC136679382 gene encoding sialidase-4-like, which produces MASQSYFPARSVLFRKEANGVTYRVPALIFLPPSSCFLAFCEERLSPSDSQAHLLVLRKGRFYKNFVEWEDMRVLSTACLKGHRSMNPCPVYDAFTGRLFLFFIAVLGHTTEAYQLVTGKNFARLCYVSSDDYGETWSPAIDLTKKVIGDTIKEWATFALGPGHGIQLKSGRLLIPAYTYHIDCKECFGKVCKTTPHSFCFHSDTHGRVWCFGEVVPGPESVECQMVSVDEEDGTNVLYCNARSTLGCRVQALSFDDGAVFQGGQLVHKLMEPRNGCHGSVVGFPAPLNLLQNSHLGSPSVHTSMKNHSPNFMTPTWVVYGHPTGPGRHDLGVYLNIRPRDPDSWSGPWVIFEGPSAYSDLAYLEVQSVPGAPPVTAFACLFENGTRTAYDEISFCIFTLFQLIDNIPQNKPRLTVADSSIKKRKRRKKRRMCELCKVC